One genomic window of Cricetulus griseus strain 17A/GY chromosome 3, alternate assembly CriGri-PICRH-1.0, whole genome shotgun sequence includes the following:
- the Palb2 gene encoding partner and localizer of BRCA2 isoform X15, producing MGKPKVPLTPSASPTPLLPPYLKEKLAFLKKEYSKTLARLKTEITDLPACDSWNPGSLHLVSKFKVPVLQIVPVPDVYNLICVALGNLEIREIRALLCSSGDESEKQVLLKSGNIKAVLGLTKRRLVSSIGTFCNQQIQIMTFAEDGGSKDEQLLMPPDETILTFAEVQGMQDALLGTTTVNNIVIWNLKTGQLLKKVHIDDSYQASICHRAYSEMGLLFVVLSHPCAKESQAFGSPMFQLLVINPKTAQSVRVLLCCLPQGQAGRFLEGDVKDHIAAAVLTSGTIAIWDLLLGHCTAVLPPVSDQNWSLVKWSGTDSHLLAGQKDGNIFIYRYF from the exons ATGGGTAAACCTAAAGTCCCCTTGACACCTTCCGCCTCTCCCACCCCACTTCTGCCCCCTTAC TTGAAGGAAAAATTAGCATTTTTGAAAAAGGAATACAGCAAGACACTTGCTCGTCTTAAG ACTGAAATCACAGACCTCCCTGCTTGTGACAGCTGGAACCCCGGCAGCCTACACTTGGTCTCAAAGTTCAAG GTTCCAGTGTTACAAATAGTTCCGGTGCCTGATGTTTATAATCTCATATGTGTGGCTTTGGGAAATTTGGAAATCAGAGAAATCAG GGCATTGCTGTGCTCCTCTGGTGATGAAAGTGAAAAGCAAGTACTACTGAAAtctggaaatataaaagctgTGCTTGGCTTGACAAAGAGAAGACTAGTTAGTAGCATTGGAACCTTTTGCAATCAACAAATACAAATCATGACATTTGCTGAAGATGGAGG TAGCAAAGATGAACAGCTTTTGATGCCCCCTGATGAGACTATATTGACTTTTGCTGAAGTCCAGGGGATGCAGGATGCTCTGCTTGGTACCACCACTGTGAACAACATTGTGATCTG GAATTTAAAGACTGGCCAACTCCTGAAAAAGGTGCACATTGATGACTCTTACCAAGCTTCGATCTGTCACAGAGCCTATTCTGAGATG GGGCTCCTGTTTGTTGTTCTGAGTCATCCTTGTGCCAAAGAGAGCCAGGCCTTTGGAAGCCCCATGTTTCAGCTTCTGGTGATTAACCCTAAGACAGCTCAGAGTGTGCGTGTTCTGCTATGCTGTCTTCCTCAAGGGCAGGCTGGAAG GTTCCTGGAAGGGGATGTGAAAGATCACATTGCAGCAGCAGTCCTGACTTCTGGGACAATTGCCATTTGGGACTTGCTTTTGGGTCACTGCACTGCTGTCCTCCCACCTGTCTCTGATCAGAATTGGTCTTTGGTTAAATGGTCAGGTACAGACTCTCATTTGCTAGCTGGACAAAAGGATGGAAATATATTCATATACCGCTACTTTTAA
- the Palb2 gene encoding partner and localizer of BRCA2 isoform X7 has product MGKPKVPLTPSASPTPLLPPYLKEKLAFLKKEYSKTLARLKRAKRAEKVKNSKKAIEDCVSHQETSPQLSRSEPINEGSPCDTVQINHLDKETGENISVILDVEPQPFNHKNDQEVLYTQRAGDIQEQFPYVINSPDGKKGQDTLPGRAKKRWKKTSVSQEKEDLFDINSLMLPDKQGKTQEAISSKSPRSPITEKICLLNLKSKTPDPPALDTEIDGERLLVPLSGKSERDIDIPLKGNNVSMETTVPSWAMSDNNHSQHLEHTPPNSDCKIPTQSPASSINLEAQGRKITIFTDNPVVNKAVSASDQLPGSPISEAINSCSVSDLTHSNLPANTTQNFKSLKSPGNIVDERNETLQADEILGSSKSFSPVAVSPPATESQIHSCTMLEGLPFPAEYYVRTTRHMSDYQRKIALEAVIQSHLGVKKKGLKNKRKATKNVVLSSEETDQSESSMLDTCTGQSSSGSPSQELISSAEVSSPTTPAEADSHPGRRHRGKQKSVRVSTLDRQLLFPPYSTLGINMSKGKFTKHKCQDGKVVIHDFELPDEDFGPLKLKKLKSYSEKLIEPPNLKNYGERLPWERNHATLEELQIDSEMEDLKEELPAPSREEQHPGPTLKRKPTSKGLSSSVLLFTPTDTAAPNYSGRSTAYLCSPAFPVLGVTPAFASQATSENVATEIRQTCSTSQPSHLGDTSRLANNKQCNSSASSPKLDTNLHVSGRQGQPACDSDSGPQATPLPIESFTFRENQLCGNACLKLHEYSTEQTEITDLPACDSWNPGSLHLVSKFKNPSSSCSVDVSAVWWERAGVKEPCIITACEDVVSLWKPLDTLQWEKVHTWQFTEVPVLQIVPVPDVYNLICVALGNLEIREIRALLCSSGDESEKQVLLKSGNIKAVLGLTKRRLVSSIGTFCNQQIQIMTFAEDGGSKDEQLLMPPDETILTFAEVQGMQDALLGTTTVNNIVIWSDGLQMLAIVAGFGGQDFWALNSDHQACLASTFTC; this is encoded by the exons ATGGGTAAACCTAAAGTCCCCTTGACACCTTCCGCCTCTCCCACCCCACTTCTGCCCCCTTAC TTGAAGGAAAAATTAGCATTTTTGAAAAAGGAATACAGCAAGACACTTGCTCGTCTTAAG CGTGCCAAAAGAGCTGAGAAGGTTAAGAACTCTAAGAAAGCAATAGAAGATTGTGTGTCCCATCAGGAAACCTCCCCACAGCTAAGCCGCTCTG AACCTATAAATGAAGGCTCTCCTTGTGATACGGTACAAATCAACCATCTTGATAAGGAAACTGGAGAAAACATCTCTGTGATACTTGATGTTGAACCTCAGCCCTTTAACCATAAAAATGACCAAGAAGTACTATATACACAAAGAGCAGGCGACATCCAAGAACAATTTCCATATGTCATCAACAGCCCTGATGGTAAAAAAGGGCAGGATACACTGCCAGGGAGAGCAAAGAAGCGGTGGAAGAAAACATCTGTTTCACAGGAGAAAGAGGATCTGTTTGACATTAATTCTCTCATGCTCCCTGACAAGCAAGGAAAGACACAGGAAGCAATCAGTAGCAAGAGTCCTAGGTCCCCAATAACTGAAAAGATTTGCCTTTTAAATCTGAAGTCTAAAACTCCTGACCCTCCAGCCCTTGATACAGAAATTGATGGAGAGCGTTTATTAGTTCCATTATCTGGCAAATCAGAAAGGGATATTGATATACCTTTAAAGGGAAACAATGTCTCCATGGAGACTACAGTTCCTTCATGGGCTATGTCAGACAACAATCATAGTCAACACCTTGAGCATACACCTCCTAACAGTGACTGCAAAATTCCTACTCAGAGCCCAGCTTCATCCATAAACCTGGAGGCACAAGGCAGAAAAATTACTATATTTACAGATAACCCAGTAGTAAATAAAGCTGTGAGTGCCAGTGATCAGCTCCCAGGAAGTCCTATTTCAGAGGCAATTAATTCATGTTCTGTAAGTGATCTTACTCACAGTAACTTGCCAGCAAATACTACCCAaaactttaaatctttaaaatctcCTGGTAACATTGTTGATGAAAGAAACGAGACTCTTCAAGCAGATGAAATTCTAGGTTCATCTAAGAGCTTCAGCCCAGTAGCAGTCTCTCCTCCTGCCACAGAAAGTCAAATACATTCTTGTACAATGCTTGAAGGCCTTCCGTTTCCTGCAGAATACTACGTTAGAACTACCCGTCATATGTCAGACTATCAGAGAAAAATAGCTCTGGAAGCTGTAATTCAAAGTCACTTGGGTGTCAAGAAGAAAgggcttaaaaataaaaggaaagcaacTAAGAATGTAGTCCTCTCCAGTGAAGAAACAGACCAAAGTGAAAGTAGTATGTTGGACACATGCACAGGACAGTCCAGTTCAGGAAGTCCTTCTCAGGAACTAATCTCATCAGCTGAGGTCAGCTCTCCCACAACACCTGCTGAAGCTGACAGCCATCCTGGTAGaagacacagaggaaaacaaaaatcagtccGAGTCTCCACACTGGATCGTCAGCTGCTTTTCCCTCCTTACAGCACATTGGGTATAAACATGTCCAAGGGCAAATTCACCAAGCATAAGTGTCAGGATGGAAAAGTGGTTATTCATG ACTTCGAGTTACCTGATGAAGACTTTGGGCCTCTTAAGCTTAAAAAGTTGAAGTCCTACTCAGAAAAGCTGATTGAGCCTCCTAACTTAAAAAACTATGGAGAGAGGCTTCCTTGGGAAAGAAATCATGCCACTCTGGAGGAACTGCAAATAGATTCAGAAATGGAGGACTTGAAAGAGGAACTCCCTGCTCCATCAAGAGAGGAACAGCATCCAGGGCCAACCCTGAAAAGGAAGCCTACCAGCAAGGGCCTTTCTTCATCCGTGCTGCTTTTCACTCCTACAGATACGGCTGCACCTAACTACAGTGGCAGATCTACTGCCTACCTGTGTTCACCTGCTTTCCCTGTCTTAGGCGTGACTCCagcttttgcctcccaagcaaCCAGTGAGAATGTAGCCACTGAAATTAGGCAGACTTGCTCTACATCCCAGCCTTCTCACTTGGGAGACACAAGCAGACTTGCTAATAACAAACAATGCAACAGTTCAGCCAGCTCACCAAAACTGGATACCAACCTGCATGTGTCAGGTAGGCAAGGACAACCTGCCTGTGACAGTGACTCTGGCCCCCAAGCAACACCTCTACCCATTGAGTCATTCACTTTCAGAGAAAATCAGCTCTGTGGAAATGCATGCCTCAAGTTACATGAATATTCCACTGAACAG ACTGAAATCACAGACCTCCCTGCTTGTGACAGCTGGAACCCCGGCAGCCTACACTTGGTCTCAAAGTTCAAG AACCCTTCTAGTTCCTGTTCTGTGGATGTGAGTGCCGTGTGGTGGGAAAGAGCTGGTGTTAAGGAACCATGTATCATAACTGCTTGTGAAGATGTAGTTTCTCTTTGGAAGCCCTTGGATACTTTGCAGTGGGAAAAAGTTCATACCTGGCAATTCACAGAG GTTCCAGTGTTACAAATAGTTCCGGTGCCTGATGTTTATAATCTCATATGTGTGGCTTTGGGAAATTTGGAAATCAGAGAAATCAG GGCATTGCTGTGCTCCTCTGGTGATGAAAGTGAAAAGCAAGTACTACTGAAAtctggaaatataaaagctgTGCTTGGCTTGACAAAGAGAAGACTAGTTAGTAGCATTGGAACCTTTTGCAATCAACAAATACAAATCATGACATTTGCTGAAGATGGAGG TAGCAAAGATGAACAGCTTTTGATGCCCCCTGATGAGACTATATTGACTTTTGCTGAAGTCCAGGGGATGCAGGATGCTCTGCTTGGTACCACCACTGTGAACAACATTGTGATCTG GAGTGATGGATTGCAGATGCTTGCCATTGTAGCTGGTTTTGGggggcaggacttctgggcattgaactccgATCACCAGGCTTGcctagcaagtacttttacctgctga
- the Palb2 gene encoding partner and localizer of BRCA2 isoform X8, which produces MGKPKVPLTPSASPTPLLPPYLKEKLAFLKKEYSKTLARLKTEITDLPACDSWNPGSLHLVSKFKNPSSSCSVDVSAVWWERAGVKEPCIITACEDVVSLWKPLDTLQWEKVHTWQFTEVPVLQIVPVPDVYNLICVALGNLEIREIRALLCSSGDESEKQVLLKSGNIKAVLGLTKRRLVSSIGTFCNQQIQIMTFAEDGGSKDEQLLMPPDETILTFAEVQGMQDALLGTTTVNNIVIWNLKTGQLLKKVHIDDSYQASICHRAYSEMGLLFVVLSHPCAKESQAFGSPMFQLLVINPKTAQSVRVLLCCLPQGQAGRFLEGDVKDHIAAAVLTSGTIAIWDLLLGHCTAVLPPVSDQNWSLVKWSGTDSHLLAGQKDGNIFIYRYF; this is translated from the exons ATGGGTAAACCTAAAGTCCCCTTGACACCTTCCGCCTCTCCCACCCCACTTCTGCCCCCTTAC TTGAAGGAAAAATTAGCATTTTTGAAAAAGGAATACAGCAAGACACTTGCTCGTCTTAAG ACTGAAATCACAGACCTCCCTGCTTGTGACAGCTGGAACCCCGGCAGCCTACACTTGGTCTCAAAGTTCAAG AACCCTTCTAGTTCCTGTTCTGTGGATGTGAGTGCCGTGTGGTGGGAAAGAGCTGGTGTTAAGGAACCATGTATCATAACTGCTTGTGAAGATGTAGTTTCTCTTTGGAAGCCCTTGGATACTTTGCAGTGGGAAAAAGTTCATACCTGGCAATTCACAGAG GTTCCAGTGTTACAAATAGTTCCGGTGCCTGATGTTTATAATCTCATATGTGTGGCTTTGGGAAATTTGGAAATCAGAGAAATCAG GGCATTGCTGTGCTCCTCTGGTGATGAAAGTGAAAAGCAAGTACTACTGAAAtctggaaatataaaagctgTGCTTGGCTTGACAAAGAGAAGACTAGTTAGTAGCATTGGAACCTTTTGCAATCAACAAATACAAATCATGACATTTGCTGAAGATGGAGG TAGCAAAGATGAACAGCTTTTGATGCCCCCTGATGAGACTATATTGACTTTTGCTGAAGTCCAGGGGATGCAGGATGCTCTGCTTGGTACCACCACTGTGAACAACATTGTGATCTG GAATTTAAAGACTGGCCAACTCCTGAAAAAGGTGCACATTGATGACTCTTACCAAGCTTCGATCTGTCACAGAGCCTATTCTGAGATG GGGCTCCTGTTTGTTGTTCTGAGTCATCCTTGTGCCAAAGAGAGCCAGGCCTTTGGAAGCCCCATGTTTCAGCTTCTGGTGATTAACCCTAAGACAGCTCAGAGTGTGCGTGTTCTGCTATGCTGTCTTCCTCAAGGGCAGGCTGGAAG GTTCCTGGAAGGGGATGTGAAAGATCACATTGCAGCAGCAGTCCTGACTTCTGGGACAATTGCCATTTGGGACTTGCTTTTGGGTCACTGCACTGCTGTCCTCCCACCTGTCTCTGATCAGAATTGGTCTTTGGTTAAATGGTCAGGTACAGACTCTCATTTGCTAGCTGGACAAAAGGATGGAAATATATTCATATACCGCTACTTTTAA
- the Palb2 gene encoding partner and localizer of BRCA2 isoform X4, whose amino-acid sequence MGKPKVPLTPSASPTPLLPPYLKEKLAFLKKEYSKTLARLKRAKRAEKVKNSKKAIEDCVSHQETSPQLSRSEPINEGSPCDTVQINHLDKETGENISVILDVEPQPFNHKNDQEVLYTQRAGDIQEQFPYVINSPDGKKGQDTLPGRAKKRWKKTSVSQEKEDLFDINSLMLPDKQGKTQEAISSKSPRSPITEKICLLNLKSKTPDPPALDTEIDGERLLVPLSGKSERDIDIPLKGNNVSMETTVPSWAMSDNNHSQHLEHTPPNSDCKIPTQSPASSINLEAQGRKITIFTDNPVVNKAVSASDQLPGSPISEAINSCSVSDLTHSNLPANTTQNFKSLKSPGNIVDERNETLQADEILGSSKSFSPVAVSPPATESQIHSCTMLEGLPFPAEYYVRTTRHMSDYQRKIALEAVIQSHLGVKKKGLKNKRKATKNVVLSSEETDQSESSMLDTCTGQSSSGSPSQELISSAEVSSPTTPAEADSHPGRRHRGKQKSVRVSTLDRQLLFPPYSTLGINMSKGKFTKHKCQDGKVVIHDFELPDEDFGPLKLKKLKSYSEKLIEPPNLKNYGERLPWERNHATLEELQIDSEMEDLKEELPAPSREEQHPGPTLKRKPTSKGLSSSVLLFTPTDTAAPNYSGRSTAYLCSPAFPVLGVTPAFASQATSENVATEIRQTCSTSQPSHLGDTSRLANNKQCNSSASSPKLDTNLHVSGRQGQPACDSDSGPQATPLPIESFTFRENQLCGNACLKLHEYSTEQTEITDLPACDSWNPGSLHLVSKFKVPVLQIVPVPDVYNLICVALGNLEIREIRALLCSSGDESEKQVLLKSGNIKAVLGLTKRRLVSSIGTFCNQQIQIMTFAEDGGSKDEQLLMPPDETILTFAEVQGMQDALLGTTTVNNIVIWNLKTGQLLKKVHIDDSYQASICHRAYSEMGLLFVVLSHPCAKESQAFGSPMFQLLVINPKTAQSVRVLLCCLPQGQAGRFLEGDVKDHIAAAVLTSGTIAIWDLLLGHCTAVLPPVSDQNWSLVKWSGTDSHLLAGQKDGNIFIYRYF is encoded by the exons ATGGGTAAACCTAAAGTCCCCTTGACACCTTCCGCCTCTCCCACCCCACTTCTGCCCCCTTAC TTGAAGGAAAAATTAGCATTTTTGAAAAAGGAATACAGCAAGACACTTGCTCGTCTTAAG CGTGCCAAAAGAGCTGAGAAGGTTAAGAACTCTAAGAAAGCAATAGAAGATTGTGTGTCCCATCAGGAAACCTCCCCACAGCTAAGCCGCTCTG AACCTATAAATGAAGGCTCTCCTTGTGATACGGTACAAATCAACCATCTTGATAAGGAAACTGGAGAAAACATCTCTGTGATACTTGATGTTGAACCTCAGCCCTTTAACCATAAAAATGACCAAGAAGTACTATATACACAAAGAGCAGGCGACATCCAAGAACAATTTCCATATGTCATCAACAGCCCTGATGGTAAAAAAGGGCAGGATACACTGCCAGGGAGAGCAAAGAAGCGGTGGAAGAAAACATCTGTTTCACAGGAGAAAGAGGATCTGTTTGACATTAATTCTCTCATGCTCCCTGACAAGCAAGGAAAGACACAGGAAGCAATCAGTAGCAAGAGTCCTAGGTCCCCAATAACTGAAAAGATTTGCCTTTTAAATCTGAAGTCTAAAACTCCTGACCCTCCAGCCCTTGATACAGAAATTGATGGAGAGCGTTTATTAGTTCCATTATCTGGCAAATCAGAAAGGGATATTGATATACCTTTAAAGGGAAACAATGTCTCCATGGAGACTACAGTTCCTTCATGGGCTATGTCAGACAACAATCATAGTCAACACCTTGAGCATACACCTCCTAACAGTGACTGCAAAATTCCTACTCAGAGCCCAGCTTCATCCATAAACCTGGAGGCACAAGGCAGAAAAATTACTATATTTACAGATAACCCAGTAGTAAATAAAGCTGTGAGTGCCAGTGATCAGCTCCCAGGAAGTCCTATTTCAGAGGCAATTAATTCATGTTCTGTAAGTGATCTTACTCACAGTAACTTGCCAGCAAATACTACCCAaaactttaaatctttaaaatctcCTGGTAACATTGTTGATGAAAGAAACGAGACTCTTCAAGCAGATGAAATTCTAGGTTCATCTAAGAGCTTCAGCCCAGTAGCAGTCTCTCCTCCTGCCACAGAAAGTCAAATACATTCTTGTACAATGCTTGAAGGCCTTCCGTTTCCTGCAGAATACTACGTTAGAACTACCCGTCATATGTCAGACTATCAGAGAAAAATAGCTCTGGAAGCTGTAATTCAAAGTCACTTGGGTGTCAAGAAGAAAgggcttaaaaataaaaggaaagcaacTAAGAATGTAGTCCTCTCCAGTGAAGAAACAGACCAAAGTGAAAGTAGTATGTTGGACACATGCACAGGACAGTCCAGTTCAGGAAGTCCTTCTCAGGAACTAATCTCATCAGCTGAGGTCAGCTCTCCCACAACACCTGCTGAAGCTGACAGCCATCCTGGTAGaagacacagaggaaaacaaaaatcagtccGAGTCTCCACACTGGATCGTCAGCTGCTTTTCCCTCCTTACAGCACATTGGGTATAAACATGTCCAAGGGCAAATTCACCAAGCATAAGTGTCAGGATGGAAAAGTGGTTATTCATG ACTTCGAGTTACCTGATGAAGACTTTGGGCCTCTTAAGCTTAAAAAGTTGAAGTCCTACTCAGAAAAGCTGATTGAGCCTCCTAACTTAAAAAACTATGGAGAGAGGCTTCCTTGGGAAAGAAATCATGCCACTCTGGAGGAACTGCAAATAGATTCAGAAATGGAGGACTTGAAAGAGGAACTCCCTGCTCCATCAAGAGAGGAACAGCATCCAGGGCCAACCCTGAAAAGGAAGCCTACCAGCAAGGGCCTTTCTTCATCCGTGCTGCTTTTCACTCCTACAGATACGGCTGCACCTAACTACAGTGGCAGATCTACTGCCTACCTGTGTTCACCTGCTTTCCCTGTCTTAGGCGTGACTCCagcttttgcctcccaagcaaCCAGTGAGAATGTAGCCACTGAAATTAGGCAGACTTGCTCTACATCCCAGCCTTCTCACTTGGGAGACACAAGCAGACTTGCTAATAACAAACAATGCAACAGTTCAGCCAGCTCACCAAAACTGGATACCAACCTGCATGTGTCAGGTAGGCAAGGACAACCTGCCTGTGACAGTGACTCTGGCCCCCAAGCAACACCTCTACCCATTGAGTCATTCACTTTCAGAGAAAATCAGCTCTGTGGAAATGCATGCCTCAAGTTACATGAATATTCCACTGAACAG ACTGAAATCACAGACCTCCCTGCTTGTGACAGCTGGAACCCCGGCAGCCTACACTTGGTCTCAAAGTTCAAG GTTCCAGTGTTACAAATAGTTCCGGTGCCTGATGTTTATAATCTCATATGTGTGGCTTTGGGAAATTTGGAAATCAGAGAAATCAG GGCATTGCTGTGCTCCTCTGGTGATGAAAGTGAAAAGCAAGTACTACTGAAAtctggaaatataaaagctgTGCTTGGCTTGACAAAGAGAAGACTAGTTAGTAGCATTGGAACCTTTTGCAATCAACAAATACAAATCATGACATTTGCTGAAGATGGAGG TAGCAAAGATGAACAGCTTTTGATGCCCCCTGATGAGACTATATTGACTTTTGCTGAAGTCCAGGGGATGCAGGATGCTCTGCTTGGTACCACCACTGTGAACAACATTGTGATCTG GAATTTAAAGACTGGCCAACTCCTGAAAAAGGTGCACATTGATGACTCTTACCAAGCTTCGATCTGTCACAGAGCCTATTCTGAGATG GGGCTCCTGTTTGTTGTTCTGAGTCATCCTTGTGCCAAAGAGAGCCAGGCCTTTGGAAGCCCCATGTTTCAGCTTCTGGTGATTAACCCTAAGACAGCTCAGAGTGTGCGTGTTCTGCTATGCTGTCTTCCTCAAGGGCAGGCTGGAAG GTTCCTGGAAGGGGATGTGAAAGATCACATTGCAGCAGCAGTCCTGACTTCTGGGACAATTGCCATTTGGGACTTGCTTTTGGGTCACTGCACTGCTGTCCTCCCACCTGTCTCTGATCAGAATTGGTCTTTGGTTAAATGGTCAGGTACAGACTCTCATTTGCTAGCTGGACAAAAGGATGGAAATATATTCATATACCGCTACTTTTAA
- the Palb2 gene encoding partner and localizer of BRCA2 isoform X11 has protein sequence MGKPKVPLTPSASPTPLLPPYLKEKLAFLKKEYSKTLARLKRAKRAEKVKNSKKAIEDCVSHQETSPQLSRSEPINEGSPCDTVQINHLDKETGENISVILDVEPQPFNHKNDQEVLYTQRAGDIQEQFPYVINSPDGKKGQDTLPGRAKKRWKKTSVSQEKEDLFDINSLMLPDKQGKTQEAISSKSPRSPITEKICLLNLKSKTPDPPALDTEIDGERLLVPLSGKSERDIDIPLKGNNVSMETTVPSWAMSDNNHSQHLEHTPPNSDCKIPTQSPASSINLEAQGRKITIFTDNPVVNKAVSASDQLPGSPISEAINSCSVSDLTHSNLPANTTQNFKSLKSPGNIVDERNETLQADEILGSSKSFSPVAVSPPATESQIHSCTMLEGLPFPAEYYVRTTRHMSDYQRKIALEAVIQSHLGVKKKGLKNKRKATKNVVLSSEETDQSESSMLDTCTGQSSSGSPSQELISSAEVSSPTTPAEADSHPGRRHRGKQKSVRVSTLDRQLLFPPYSTLGINMSKGKFTKHKCQDGKVVIHDFELPDEDFGPLKLKKLKSYSEKLIEPPNLKNYGERLPWERNHATLEELQIDSEMEDLKEELPAPSREEQHPGPTLKRKPTSKGLSSSVLLFTPTDTAAPNYSGRSTAYLCSPAFPVLGVTPAFASQATSENVATEIRQTCSTSQPSHLGDTSRLANNKQCNSSASSPKLDTNLHVSD, from the exons ATGGGTAAACCTAAAGTCCCCTTGACACCTTCCGCCTCTCCCACCCCACTTCTGCCCCCTTAC TTGAAGGAAAAATTAGCATTTTTGAAAAAGGAATACAGCAAGACACTTGCTCGTCTTAAG CGTGCCAAAAGAGCTGAGAAGGTTAAGAACTCTAAGAAAGCAATAGAAGATTGTGTGTCCCATCAGGAAACCTCCCCACAGCTAAGCCGCTCTG AACCTATAAATGAAGGCTCTCCTTGTGATACGGTACAAATCAACCATCTTGATAAGGAAACTGGAGAAAACATCTCTGTGATACTTGATGTTGAACCTCAGCCCTTTAACCATAAAAATGACCAAGAAGTACTATATACACAAAGAGCAGGCGACATCCAAGAACAATTTCCATATGTCATCAACAGCCCTGATGGTAAAAAAGGGCAGGATACACTGCCAGGGAGAGCAAAGAAGCGGTGGAAGAAAACATCTGTTTCACAGGAGAAAGAGGATCTGTTTGACATTAATTCTCTCATGCTCCCTGACAAGCAAGGAAAGACACAGGAAGCAATCAGTAGCAAGAGTCCTAGGTCCCCAATAACTGAAAAGATTTGCCTTTTAAATCTGAAGTCTAAAACTCCTGACCCTCCAGCCCTTGATACAGAAATTGATGGAGAGCGTTTATTAGTTCCATTATCTGGCAAATCAGAAAGGGATATTGATATACCTTTAAAGGGAAACAATGTCTCCATGGAGACTACAGTTCCTTCATGGGCTATGTCAGACAACAATCATAGTCAACACCTTGAGCATACACCTCCTAACAGTGACTGCAAAATTCCTACTCAGAGCCCAGCTTCATCCATAAACCTGGAGGCACAAGGCAGAAAAATTACTATATTTACAGATAACCCAGTAGTAAATAAAGCTGTGAGTGCCAGTGATCAGCTCCCAGGAAGTCCTATTTCAGAGGCAATTAATTCATGTTCTGTAAGTGATCTTACTCACAGTAACTTGCCAGCAAATACTACCCAaaactttaaatctttaaaatctcCTGGTAACATTGTTGATGAAAGAAACGAGACTCTTCAAGCAGATGAAATTCTAGGTTCATCTAAGAGCTTCAGCCCAGTAGCAGTCTCTCCTCCTGCCACAGAAAGTCAAATACATTCTTGTACAATGCTTGAAGGCCTTCCGTTTCCTGCAGAATACTACGTTAGAACTACCCGTCATATGTCAGACTATCAGAGAAAAATAGCTCTGGAAGCTGTAATTCAAAGTCACTTGGGTGTCAAGAAGAAAgggcttaaaaataaaaggaaagcaacTAAGAATGTAGTCCTCTCCAGTGAAGAAACAGACCAAAGTGAAAGTAGTATGTTGGACACATGCACAGGACAGTCCAGTTCAGGAAGTCCTTCTCAGGAACTAATCTCATCAGCTGAGGTCAGCTCTCCCACAACACCTGCTGAAGCTGACAGCCATCCTGGTAGaagacacagaggaaaacaaaaatcagtccGAGTCTCCACACTGGATCGTCAGCTGCTTTTCCCTCCTTACAGCACATTGGGTATAAACATGTCCAAGGGCAAATTCACCAAGCATAAGTGTCAGGATGGAAAAGTGGTTATTCATG ACTTCGAGTTACCTGATGAAGACTTTGGGCCTCTTAAGCTTAAAAAGTTGAAGTCCTACTCAGAAAAGCTGATTGAGCCTCCTAACTTAAAAAACTATGGAGAGAGGCTTCCTTGGGAAAGAAATCATGCCACTCTGGAGGAACTGCAAATAGATTCAGAAATGGAGGACTTGAAAGAGGAACTCCCTGCTCCATCAAGAGAGGAACAGCATCCAGGGCCAACCCTGAAAAGGAAGCCTACCAGCAAGGGCCTTTCTTCATCCGTGCTGCTTTTCACTCCTACAGATACGGCTGCACCTAACTACAGTGGCAGATCTACTGCCTACCTGTGTTCACCTGCTTTCCCTGTCTTAGGCGTGACTCCagcttttgcctcccaagcaaCCAGTGAGAATGTAGCCACTGAAATTAGGCAGACTTGCTCTACATCCCAGCCTTCTCACTTGGGAGACACAAGCAGACTTGCTAATAACAAACAATGCAACAGTTCAGCCAGCTCACCAAAACTGGATACCAACCTGCATGTGTCAG ACTGA